The following coding sequences are from one Loxodonta africana isolate mLoxAfr1 chromosome 18, mLoxAfr1.hap2, whole genome shotgun sequence window:
- the DYNLL2 gene encoding dynein light chain 2, cytoplasmic: MSDRKAVIKNADMSEDMQQDAVDCATQAMEKYNIEKDIAAYIKKEFDKKYNPTWHCIVGRNFGSYVTHETKHFIYFYLGQVAILLFKSG, encoded by the exons ATGTCTGACCGGAAGGCAGTGATCAAGAATGCAGACATGTCTGAGGACATGCAACAGGATGCTGTTGACTGCGCCACGCAGGCCATGGAGAAGTACAACATAGAGAAGGACATTGCTGCGTATATCAAGAAG gAATTTGACAAGAAATACAACCCTACCTGGCATTGTATCGTGGGCCGAAATTTTGGCAGCTACGTCACACACGAGACAAAGCACTTCATCTATTTTTACTTGGGTCAAGTTGCAATCCTCCTCTTCAAGTCAGGCTAG